A stretch of Cicer arietinum cultivar CDC Frontier isolate Library 1 chromosome 5, Cicar.CDCFrontier_v2.0, whole genome shotgun sequence DNA encodes these proteins:
- the LOC101495420 gene encoding stigma-specific STIG1-like protein 3 encodes MGFLKAIIIIAITMALSLTITMKTIITQDEAEPTSIHRDSSSSLIFHEKNKLLPSKRVSRLLAQNPNAPIHCHKDDEICDVFGAKNATCCNNKCLYLAYDKHNCGACKKKCKYTQTCCRGECVDTDYDKRHCGECNNRCKKGEYCVYGMCNYA; translated from the coding sequence ATGGGGTTCCTAAAAGCAATAATCATCATAGCAATAACCATGGCTTTGTCCCTAACAATCACAATGAAAACCATCATCACACAAGACGAAGCGGAACCAACATCGATTCATCGCGATTCTTCCTCGTCACTAATCTTCCATGAGAAAAACAAGCTTCTTCCTTCAAAGAGGGTAAGTCGTCTCCTAGCACAAAACCCTAACGCACCGATTCATTGTCACAAGGACGACGAAATTTGCGACGTTTTTGGTGCTAAGAATGCTACATGTTGCAACAATAAGTGCTTGTATTTGGCATATGATAAGCATAATTGTGGTGCATGCAAGAAGAAATGCAAATACACTCAAACATGTTGTAGAGGAGAATGTGTTGATACAGATTATGATAAGAGGCATTGTGGAGAGTGCAATAACCGGTGTAAAAAGGGTGAGTATTGTGTCTATGGAATGTGCAATTACGCCTAa